GCCGAGCGGCCCTCGAAGATCGCGTCGCGCGAAGGCGGGTGGTGCGCACCCGCCGCGTGCGACGACCGGGCGCGACTACTTCTTGCGCAGGCCCGCGCGCGCGCCGGCGGCGAGCAGACCGAGCGCGAGTGCACCCACGCCGACGAGCGGGAGCGCCGGCACCGAGCCGCCGACGAAGGCGCCGCGCAGCAGCGACTGCCGGTTGCTCAGGCCGCCGTTGAACGTGCCCCAGACGTAGTTCGAGGCGGCCTGGAAGTCGCCGCCCGCGTCGAAGGTCCAGGTGCCGAGGTCGAAGGTCGGCGACGTGATCGGCGAGAGCCGCGTCGTCGCACCGTGCGGGAGCTGCGCGCCGGCCGTGCAGATCGTCTGCGGGCTCGCGACGCAGAAGCCGACGCCCGTGTTGGCCCAGCCGCCGAGGATGCCCCAGTCGACCGTTCCGGTGGGCGCGGTGCTACCGGGCGCCGTCTGTCCGGGCGACGCCGAGATGAAGCTCACCGCGTCGACGAAGACGTAGGCGCCGGGCCCGAACGTGGCCGTCGCGTCGAAGTCGACCCGCGTCACCCGCTGCATGTCGATCTCGACGACCGTCACCGTGCCGCCGCCGGTGTCGTTCAGGCGATAGCTGCCCTGCTGCGCGCCGGGCGTCACGCTGATGGGCGGGCACAGCGTGGTCGAGAACTGGAACTCGTCGCCCGGCGTGCCGTGCGGAGGCGTGGAGTCGTACACCTTCACGACGGCCGAAGCGGGGAGAGCGAGGGCCGCGGCAGCAGCGGCAACGAGCCAGTGGCCAAGCTTCATGATCTTCTCCTCGGTGATGGGGCCGTCCCCGATGCACGCGCCGCCCTGCGCGGCGGCCTGGCGGACGCGACGGCCTCGCCGCACGCAATGCAACCGGTGTGCCCGCACGCCCCGATCGCGAGGCGGCCGCCAGGGCCTCGCGGGTGGCGGCGGGGGGCGCGTCTCGCCGCGCGCGAGCGGGCGGCGGAGCGGCGTGCGCCGCCTCGCTGGCGCAAGCTGCGCCACCGCGAACGAACCCGGCCGCCTAGCGAGCGTGCGGTGTACCCGCCGGCTCCTCGAGCCTGTGCGCGACCGACGCGCTGCGTCATGCACCTGCAGGGGGTGGGATCGGCAGCCGGCCTAGCGTCGTCGCCGCCTAACGACTTCCTCCGCGCGCGCGCGCGCGGCCTCGAGGGCGTCGCCGAGCTCGCGCTCGTCGCCCGGGTGTGCGGCGGCGACGTCGATCGCGATTCGCGCGAACGGCAGGGGAAGGCACAGCGCGTCCCACGTTGGAAGGCGAAGTGCCGGCCGCGCCGCGCAGCCGACGACGACGAACGGCGCGCGCGCGAGTGCCGCGGCACGGGCCGCGCCCGGACGCGCGCTGCGAGCGGGGCCGCGCGGCCCGTCCGCCAGCACGGCGACGGCCGCCCCCGCGCGCACCCGCGCGACGAGCTCGCGGAGCATCACCGCGGCTCCGCGCGAGCTCGAGCCGCGCACGGGCTCGCCGTAGCCGAGGCGGGCGAGGACGAGCGCGACGCGGTCGCCGTCGCGGCTGCGGCTCACCGCCATCGCGATGCCGCGGTCGCGGAAGTGGTGCGCGGCGATCGGCCAGCTCTCGTGCCACAGCGCGCCGACGAGCGCGCCCGCGCCGCGTCCGATCGCGTCGATGGGGACGTCGCTCCGGACCGCGACGCGCCACGTCGCGCCGAGCGCGCGCAGCAGTGCGGCGACGATGCGCGCGGCGGCGCGTTCGACGAGCGGCCGACGGCGGCGGTCTGCGCGCGCCGCTTCGTCGCTCATCCCGCGATCGCCACGAGCGCGACGCCCGCGCAGATGATCACCGCGCCCGCGATGCGCGCGCTGCCCGGGCGCTCGCGCAGCCACGCGACGCCGAGCGCGACCGCGAACAGCACGCTCGACTGGCGCACGGCGACGACGTAGCTCGCCGGCGCGCTGCGCAGCGCCTCGAGCACGAGCGAGTAGCCGACGAGCGAGAACGCGAACGCGCGGAGCGCGTTGCGCAGCTCGGGCGACGAGGGCGACAGCGCCGCGCGCAGCGCGGCCGCGCGCGGCGCGCGCGCGACGGCGGGCACGAGACCGAGCGCACCGCCGAGCGACGTCAGCGCGAAGTACGCGACCGAGCGCGGCACGGGCGACGTCCACGCGACGCCATCGAGCCGCGCCATCGCGGCCTTGTCCGTCACGCCGTAGCCGACCGTGGCGGCGAGGGTGAGCAGCGCGAGTCCGGCGCCCGGCGCGATCCACGCGCGCGGATCGACGCGGCCGCGCGTCTGCACGCACCACATGCCGGCGACGACGACCGCGATGCCGACGGCGCCGGCCGCGCTCAGCCGCTCGCCGAGCAGCGGGCCCGCCGCGAACGGCAGGAAGGCCGGCGTCGAGCGCGCGATCGGGTAGACGAGCGAGAGGTCGGCGACCGCGAGCGCGCGCGCCATCCAGTAGAGGTACGCGGCGTGGCAGACGCTCGCCGCGCCGACCCACGCCCAGAACGTCGCGTCGGCGGTGCGCAGCTGCGGCGATGCGGCGAGCAGCGCGATCGCGAGCAACGCGCCCGGCGCGGCCTGCAGGAAGTTGAACAGGACGGGGTCGCGGCTCCCCTTGATCCACGCGCTCCAGAAGGCGTGCAGGGCGGCGGAGGCGAGGACGAGCGCG
This genomic interval from Myxococcota bacterium contains the following:
- a CDS encoding DUF374 domain-containing protein, with translation MSDEAARADRRRRPLVERAAARIVAALLRALGATWRVAVRSDVPIDAIGRGAGALVGALWHESWPIAAHHFRDRGIAMAVSRSRDGDRVALVLARLGYGEPVRGSSSRGAAVMLRELVARVRAGAAVAVLADGPRGPARSARPGAARAAALARAPFVVVGCAARPALRLPTWDALCLPLPFARIAIDVAAAHPGDERELGDALEAARARAEEVVRRRRR
- a CDS encoding EamA family transporter — protein: MTPTELALVLASAALHAFWSAWIKGSRDPVLFNFLQAAPGALLAIALLAASPQLRTADATFWAWVGAASVCHAAYLYWMARALAVADLSLVYPIARSTPAFLPFAAGPLLGERLSAAGAVGIAVVVAGMWCVQTRGRVDPRAWIAPGAGLALLTLAATVGYGVTDKAAMARLDGVAWTSPVPRSVAYFALTSLGGALGLVPAVARAPRAAALRAALSPSSPELRNALRAFAFSLVGYSLVLEALRSAPASYVVAVRQSSVLFAVALGVAWLRERPGSARIAGAVIICAGVALVAIAG